The genomic stretch CCgaacccccccctttcccaaTTTGCATAACCACAAGCTGACATGAGGCAAATAGGCAAAACACCCCAATCAGCACTGGAGATAATTGACCGTCTTGGCCTCTACCAAGCAATTTTTAGCGATCCGGCGGAAGAAGACGTTGTATTGCCCGATATATCCCGATGGCATGTCGCCTACAGCTGTCTTGACGAACTACTAAAGGATAGAGAGCCGGGCTCGATATCTCAGCTATTGGTTGATGTTAATGACAGCGATACCACGTATCTGGCATGGAATCTCGCTGCTGTGAGTCCCTGGATTCCCGAAAATGACCGCTCTGGGCgcaagcaaaaggcaaataCCCTCCCGCGCGTTGGTATCATCGCCCGCGAAGGGTTTAAAGCCTCGAACAAGCTCACAACGGTCATGGCAGCATGTCACAAGCATCGTGCTGAAATACTTGATCTGAAAAGGTCGGTTTGTGAGAGTTCGCCAATAATAGAGCAACGAGACATTTTTGGCATGGCGATTCGGAAGTGGGAAGCAGTGGGCGGACACTGGAAGATTCAAGTTCTAGGAGTGATAATGATCGATGCGATGGAACAGCTCAAAGACTATCCCGCTGAGAAACGTAAAGGTAAGCGTTGAAACAAAGCTATCATCAGGGCGAGTTTAACAGTTGTGCTGACTTTCTGATCTCGTCACAGACCATACAGAGTTCCTCCAAGGATGGGAAAAGTTCCTTCAGCACCTCGCTAAGCTTGATATCTTCGATGCCCCCAATTTGAAGCGAATTATAGATGGACGAgcgctggccaaggcctTGGGGGTCCCACCGGGCGTGTGGATGGGCAAAGCCTTGGACATCTGCATGGCTTGGCAGCTTCGAAATCCGACAGAGGAGAGTCCAGATGGTGCAATACAGGAAGTGAGAGATAAAGCCGAGGAACTGggtataaaattaaaatgaTAATAGGATCGATGCTGAAAAGATGAATGTGCTCAATTAGTTTAAAAAATTACTCGTAAAAATGATACCTCTACTGATTTCTAAGTCTATGGAAGTCTAGTCCAAAATATGATCATGGAATCATAACGCAGCCAAACAAACTGTTTGCCCTCTAATCGTACAGGAAAGATTGCGAGCTGGTATAATTGGTTAATAAAACATAATCACTCCTCCGGCGAATGCCTTGGGGAAGGGGTTTatcatcgtcctcctccCCACGCTTAAATGATGCCTTTTTTCACTCCTGGATCTTTTCCAggcttttctttccattggccttggcctggctTCCTGGGCCTTGAGGTGGCGCGTCGCTAACATCAATTCCACTGATGAACATGGCGCTGGCCCCTTCTAGTGCGGCAACGAACACACATAGAAGACTAGCAATCACAAAGTGACTGATAGTGGACCCGATTTCTAACCAGGACCCCTCATCTTTGACGACCCAGAAGAAATAGAGAGTCAAAATATCGCTGATTGCCATGACAACCATGAACAATGCCGACGGTGCAATTCGAAGTCGCTTGTTCAAAATTCCAAGGTTTGCTGAAATGAGACCAAAGGGGATCATGAGCTTGAGAATAAGAAGAGCTCCCTGAGAAAATGGATCAAAGACGGGAATCAGACGAGTAACACTCTCCAAGCTaaatgatgagatggacgcGACATTTCCAGTGCTGAAGAAGGCCGATTGGAGAAGCaccatgaagaagagagataCGCGTGCGTCTGACAAGCGCAGTGGCCGATTCAACACGCTTTGATCCGCCTTTGCAAAGCCGTTTCTGCTGGATGTTTGGCTCTTACCGAAAGTGTCGATACGGTATTCCAGGCGAACCCAAATGACGAGTAAAATAGAATACGCAATGTAAAACAAGCCTTCGTAGGATATCGTGAGAATGATGAATGTCGGGGCGCATGTGAAGAAAATCATTGCCAGGCGATGCATGAAGTTGCTGTTTGGCTGCAATCGATGGAGTGTTGGCATCAAAAACGATGAAACTTTGACGGATGTTAGAACCCTTGGA from Trichoderma atroviride chromosome 3, complete sequence encodes the following:
- a CDS encoding uncharacterized protein (TransMembrane:9 (o6-26i47-67o87-105i112-129o135-151i188-210o230-250i262-281o287-310i)) — translated: MKVENVDLIVISGVIMSLIGVFYMISEPLILSDFSYQKAGIDHNSESLVSRTVTGVQVGLIILATLVTRSSALSLQAKQGLPLGNQIMGWIVLVSSFLMPTLHRLQPNSNFMHRLAMIFFTCAPTFIILTISYEGLFYIAYSILLVIWVRLEYRIDTFGKSQTSSRNGFAKADQSVLNRPLRLSDARVSLFFMVLLQSAFFSTGNVASISSFSLESVTRLIPVFDPFSQGALLILKLMIPFGLISANLGILNKRLRIAPSALFMVVMAISDILTLYFFWVVKDEGSWLEIGSTISHFVIASLLCVFVAALEGASAMFISGIDVSDAPPQGPGSQAKANGKKSLEKIQE